The Spirosoma sp. SC4-14 DNA window GTCAGTGCTCCAAAATTTTTGCTATAAACGATTTTCCCTTTACGGGCAACCAGAATTTCGCAGCCAGGTACTACATGGTCGCGGACGGCTCCCTGAGCAATGGCATCTATTTTCGACAGTGTGGCCGTTTTCATGCCTACACTCTCTGGCGACCCTGCCGATAGCCGCCCCTCGGGGCTGATAAATTCACCAAGGCCAATTTTCAATTCCCCCGTCGATACCGGTAGCACGCCATGCGACCCCAGCCCACCAAACAGAACCTGTGGGACCACCTGCTCCATTTCGGGCATATCCTGATAGGCGCATACCAGGCCGTCGGTATCGGTAAATTGCGTCAGGCTGTAAGGCGAGCCAAACACGGCAACAATAACTTTGGTGCCCCGTTGTTTCAAGCGGCTAATCAGATCGAGCGATGTTTTTGTGATGCCAAATTTTCGATAGGGCGATTCGCTCATTTTATGGAAACTAACCACTACCGTATTGGCCGAGCTAACCTGAGCCAGCGCATCGTTCAGCTCGGCATCAGAAACCATTTTGTTCGAATAGCTCAGGGTCTGAAACGGGGCATACTGGTTCAGGGTCTTCTGAAACATATTGTCCGATTCGGCACCAATGGCAATAGATGCTAACCGAAGAGTATCTAACTGACCTAGAGGAAGCAGATTGTGCTGATTGTTAACAACCGTAACCGACTGCTCACACAACTGCTGCTTCAGAAGTTGTGCATCGGCCGAGTTCAGATCGGTCGATAAATTGGCCAGATCAATCGGTTTGTATTTGTTCAGGCCTGCCCAGTATTTGGCGCGGAGAATCTTTTTTACTTTCTCATCAATGAATTCCTGCGAAATTATTCCCTGATTAACGGCATTCTGAATGTTTTGAGCGGCTTCGCGAACATTTTCAGGGTAGAGCAGAATATCGTTACCCGCAATTAAGGCCCGTAGGTTGACATCCATTGCTTTGGGCGATCGGCTGATGCCGCCCATATTTAGTGCATCGGTGAAGACCAGCCCCCGAAAACCCAATTCTTTTTTTAGAAGTTCGGTAACGACTTTCTCCGATAGTGTAGCAGCTAAGGCTGGTGTATTGTCGATAACAGGAACGTATAGATGGCCAGTAACTACCCCCATCAAACTATCGGCTATCAACTTACGGAACGGATACAGGTCAACATCACGCATTTGCTCCGACGAGCGGCTGACCGTAGGCAGTGTGTGGTGCGAATCGGCATTGGTATTGCCATGACCAGGAAAATGCTTGGCCGTGGCAATGACATGTGTCTGCTGAAGGCCACGCATATAGGCCGATGCTTTCAGCGCTACATTTTCTTTTGATTCGCCAAACGACCGAACCCCAATAACCGGATTGGCCGGATTGCTGTTAATGTCAGATACGGGGGCAAAATTGATATGAATCCCTAACCGCTGACACTGGCGGCCAATTTCGGCACCCATCTGGTAAATCAGATTGTTGTCGCGAATTGCTCCCAGAGCCATTTGTTTCGGGAAATCCATTGTGCTGTCCAGGCGCATACCAAGCCCCCATTCGCCATCGATACCAATTAATAATGGCACTTTCGACAATGCCTGATACCGATTTGTGAGAATAGCCTGCCGATAGGGACCGCCCTGGAAGAAGATTAGTCCACCAATATGGTTGGTCTGGATCAGATGCGAAATATATTGATAGTGGCTCTCGTGTCGGTTCGAGAAGGTTGCCACCATAAAAAACTGGCCAATTTTTTGTTCGGGAGAGAGCGTCTGAAACACGCTATCGACCCAATGCTGGCCACTATCGGGCAAGGCAAAGACTTCAACAGGCTTTGCCGGAGTATACACACGCGAAATGGGCGCATGGGTACGTTTGGCTTTGGCCTTATGATAACGCGCTGCCGGAGTTAGCCGGGTCCACAAATTACGGCCTGGCTTCGTTAAGCCAAAGGCGGTCAATAAACTGACGGACAGCAAACCAACTAGTAAAATCGGCCGTACAATGTTGTTCCGCATGGGCACTCAATGGGTAAATGGTACAGTCGGCTATCGGTGGTTTAGTGCTAAACCATAAAAGTAGCCAAACCATGCCGAAAACAATAACCTATATTGAAATTATCTAACTTTTTAACGAAAAAATATAGGTTAAATGTTTCCTTTCTGCGATTAATACAAAATTAAAATGTGTTAACATGTATCTTCGCAACGCCGGTAGTGCCAACTCGCCTGATAATCAATGCCTAGCTGTAAGAGCAATAAGTAGGCCCATTAGTACGAATGAATATGAAGCAGTTCTGGATTCTTTGGGGAGCAATTCTGACAACGTCTTTTTCTGGGTGGGCGCAAACAAACAGCAGAGCCTATAAAACAATGCTCGAAGCAATGTATAAGAAAACGGTGCCGTTGGTAAGTGTAGCCGAATTAAAGAAAATGCCGGATGCCGTTTTGCTGGATACCCGCAGTAAGGCCGAATTTGATGTGAGTCATCTGCCCCTGGCGCATTGGGTTGGTTACGACGACTTTGATCTGAAGCGGGTTCAGAGTATTCCTAAAACGGCAAATGTGGTAGTATACTGTTCGGTAGGTTACCGAAGCGAACGAATAGGAGAGAAACTATTGGCGGCTGGTTATCAGCACGTTCATAATTTATATGGTAGCCTCTTCGAATGGGTTAATCAGGGAAACCCTGTTGTCAATAATCAGGGAAAACCTACTGAGCGCGTTCATGCATATTCAAGACTATGGGGTGTCTGGCTCAAACGCGGAGAAAAAGTCTACGAATAAGTAGCGTTAGTACGACCGGGCCGGACTTACGCTACTTAAAGCAGCAAGCAGACGTTTGCTGAATTCTTCTTTATTTATCTCTACAATCGATTGCCAGCATGAGCTAACCGATGAGACCCTGGGCTTATGCACCAGAGCCGACGCTTTAGCACGCATTTGTTTACGGGCTGCAAAAATGTTATGCGGATGGCCCATGCTCATAGCCTGACCGCTAAGCCCAACCAACAACGTTCCGACAATCAGTAAAGTCTTCATTGATTTGTTGTTTATTATTGACAACACAAAGATATAGGCTTTATTGGGTATCTTGCAATACATAGTACTAAAATTTTTAATTTTTTTGGGTAGTTGAAGTATAATGTGGTTACAAGTATACAGATTAATTTTTAATGTACATCTATAATCCGCACTTCAACTACCCTGCTCATGCTTTACTCAATCACAACCCGTTTAACAGCACCATCTTCATGCTGTGTAACGGTGATGAAGTAAGTGCCCGGTGCGTTTTTCCCTAAATCGACCTGACCTACAAATTCCCCAGAGAAATCTTTGACTTCCTGCCTGGCCACTTCTTTCCCTTTTGTGTTGGTAACCACAATGCTAATGTCACCTTTGGCGGGCGCCGTAAAACGAATATTCAGTTGATTATGGTCGGGGTTATTCGGAAAAGCATCCAGCCCGCGAATGGTTGATGGCTTGGCGTTAAAATTGCGCGACCAGTCTTCGAACGGGCGAATCAACTGACGGTCCCAGTCGCGGGGCATTTGATAGCGAAACCGGTTAAGCTGATCGGCCAGCGAATCGGCTCCCCGCCGAAACTCATAGCGCCAGGTTTGGCCATCCCAATTCCAGGGGTCGTTTTGCAGACGGGGAAGTTTACCCCGTTGTACATATAGATCGCCCGGCGTTTTCTTAAGTCGTGGGGTTGGACGTTCGCGTTTCACGATCCGTTCGCCATTATTATCATCAACAATAATGGTTAATTGTCGTTTTCCTCCTCTGTCTTTTCGGGCAGCTTTGAGCGAATCGACAAGCTTCATCACTAACCGGTCGCGCTCGGGATCAGTTAAACCATTCACATGGTAGGTTCGTTCTATTTCACGGACCTCGCTGCCATTGCGTTCAATAATGTGAACGTTGACTTCTTCGTTTTTAGGCGATGAACTGGCTTTCTGGGCCATAGCGATTCCACCGACACTGACAACCACAAACAGCGCCGGAACGAACCGACGAAGCAGAATTACTGTTTTTTTCATGACACTAAACGTTAATGAATGAGTAACGGGATGTGCCGAAAGCCATTGAGGGCCGGGCTGTTAAAGTTTGTTAAAGGCTCAATGACTGCCTGCTGGTGTTCGTACTTTTACGGATAGCCCAATTGAGGCCGTTGGATTGGGCCGGTTCAGACAAGCTTGTTTACTTTACCTATAGATGCTTAAAAAGGCCGAAGGTTGCATCGAGGCCGAAAAAAATGTCGACACAACGCATACGATGGATTGTTGCACTGATGGCAGTAGGATTGCTGGGCCTGGTGGGGCTGCAATTATACTGGATCGGGAGTGCGCTGCATTTGCAGAAAGAACAATTTGACTATAAAGTGACGGATGCCTTGCAGGAAGTTGTTCGAACGCTCGAACGACAGGAGATTCTCTATCTTACCCGCCAGCGCATTCAGGCTCATGAGCAACAGGGCGGGCTAATGGCGATTGGCAAAAAAGAGGCCAATCCATCTGCCGCTCCTAACACCGCATCCGAAAAGAAAGCGAAGTCGGAGCCGCCGTTGGCTGGCCGGGCTAAAGGAAAACAAGTGCAGCCAGAATCGCTGATGGATCAGCAACGGCTGGCGTATGGTACGGCTCCTGCGGGGGCGGTAGTTGTACAGTCCGATGTGTTGCATCCGGTGGCCCATCCGTTGTCGGCCGAACAGATGGCGGTGGTGGAAGAGTTTTTTCGGCAGCAGGACGAACTGATGGCCGTTGGTGACTGGCAAACGCAACTGGCCCAGCAGCAACAGTTCAATCAGTGGGTCGATCAGATTCTGGCTAATGAACTTACTCAGATTAATAGCCAGGTGGCGGCCGCTCGCCGGCTCGATTCGCTGGCTAAGTTAAAAGCGGTTCGGAATCGATTGAAACAGGAGGCTCGTCAGCGAAAACGACAACAGGCTCAGAAAGATTCGGCCAACATAGAACTGGCCGCTACACCACCCGCGAGCTTTAGTTCGCAGAAAGCCGACGAACAGTCGAAGATGATTAAAGATGTGCTGAAGGGGCTTTTGCTTTCGGACCGACCCATCGAAGATCGAATTAACCGACTGGCCCTCGACACCCTGTTGCGTCAGTCATTGCAGGAGCGGGGTATCAGCATACCTTTTGCATTTGGCGTACGAACCAAATCGCAGCCTGCTTTTCTTTTCACATCGTTAGGTATCGATCCGAATCAGTTTAGTGAAGCAGGCTACAAAGCGGCTTTGTTTCCAAACAATATGCTCGAAACCGGAAACTATGTCTATATCTATTTCCCCACGCAGCGTCAGTTTATTCTGAGTCAGATGTGGTTCACGTTTGGGGCATCGGTGGTGCTGATTCTGGTTATTCTGGCCTGTTTTTATATCGCAATCAGTACTATTGTCCGACAGAAAAAACTGGCCGATATCAAAAATGACTTTATCAACAATATGACTCATGAGTTCAAAACACCTATTTCTACCATCTCGCTGGCGGTTGAAATGGCGCAGGAGCAAGTGAATCGGCCGCTGGTAGGGGGGGCAGAGGAGAACTCTTCGATCAATGAACGGCTGGCTCGTTATATGGGTATCATTCGCGACGAAACCCGCCGGTTGGGCTCACACGTAGAAAAAGTGTTGCAGATGGCGTTGCTGGACCGGGGCGAAATAAAACTCAAGCTCTCGTCGGTTAACATTCACGACGTGATCGAAAAAGTACTCAACAACATGAGTCTGCAAATTGAGCAGCGTGGTGGCGAACTGGATCTGGAATTCGATGCCGACCGCGAAGTGATCGAAGCCGATGAAGTACACCTGACCAATATTGTGTACAATCTGCTCGATAACGCGCTCAAGTATTCGCCCGAAAGCCCACACATAAGGCTGGTAACGCGGAGCCTGCCCGAAGGAGTGAGCATTA harbors:
- a CDS encoding glycoside hydrolase family 3 N-terminal domain-containing protein, which gives rise to MRNNIVRPILLVGLLSVSLLTAFGLTKPGRNLWTRLTPAARYHKAKAKRTHAPISRVYTPAKPVEVFALPDSGQHWVDSVFQTLSPEQKIGQFFMVATFSNRHESHYQYISHLIQTNHIGGLIFFQGGPYRQAILTNRYQALSKVPLLIGIDGEWGLGMRLDSTMDFPKQMALGAIRDNNLIYQMGAEIGRQCQRLGIHINFAPVSDINSNPANPVIGVRSFGESKENVALKASAYMRGLQQTHVIATAKHFPGHGNTNADSHHTLPTVSRSSEQMRDVDLYPFRKLIADSLMGVVTGHLYVPVIDNTPALAATLSEKVVTELLKKELGFRGLVFTDALNMGGISRSPKAMDVNLRALIAGNDILLYPENVREAAQNIQNAVNQGIISQEFIDEKVKKILRAKYWAGLNKYKPIDLANLSTDLNSADAQLLKQQLCEQSVTVVNNQHNLLPLGQLDTLRLASIAIGAESDNMFQKTLNQYAPFQTLSYSNKMVSDAELNDALAQVSSANTVVVSFHKMSESPYRKFGITKTSLDLISRLKQRGTKVIVAVFGSPYSLTQFTDTDGLVCAYQDMPEMEQVVPQVLFGGLGSHGVLPVSTGELKIGLGEFISPEGRLSAGSPESVGMKTATLSKIDAIAQGAVRDHVVPGCEILVARKGKIVYSKNFGALTYSAGAEKVTDETLYDLASLTKVLATLQSVMVLYDRKQIDLAQKASFYLPELKGTNKQNIIIQDLLWHQSGMVSFYPTTWDKTRSPKGGLKAEYYSATQDSLHTLQIAPTLWATPALKDSVWKWVVQSPMSRKVDASGKPAYVYSDLNFLTLQKIVERVSQQPLDVFVTENVYKPLGLHQLGFTPLQRLKNPHCAPTEQDTYYRNQLLVGTVHDQMAAVQGGISGHAGLFGNAHDIATLLQMNLQKGAYGGTRILQPMTVPYFTQTLSSRSHRALGWDKPNPESSSSVYLAHQASPQSFGHTGFTGNVVWVDPNEELVFVFLSNRIYPTAGNNSINTTKLRRKIHELIYSAIEKE
- a CDS encoding rhodanese-like domain-containing protein, with the translated sequence MKQFWILWGAILTTSFSGWAQTNSRAYKTMLEAMYKKTVPLVSVAELKKMPDAVLLDTRSKAEFDVSHLPLAHWVGYDDFDLKRVQSIPKTANVVVYCSVGYRSERIGEKLLAAGYQHVHNLYGSLFEWVNQGNPVVNNQGKPTERVHAYSRLWGVWLKRGEKVYE
- a CDS encoding T9SS type A sorting domain-containing protein, with protein sequence MKKTVILLRRFVPALFVVVSVGGIAMAQKASSSPKNEEVNVHIIERNGSEVREIERTYHVNGLTDPERDRLVMKLVDSLKAARKDRGGKRQLTIIVDDNNGERIVKRERPTPRLKKTPGDLYVQRGKLPRLQNDPWNWDGQTWRYEFRRGADSLADQLNRFRYQMPRDWDRQLIRPFEDWSRNFNAKPSTIRGLDAFPNNPDHNQLNIRFTAPAKGDISIVVTNTKGKEVARQEVKDFSGEFVGQVDLGKNAPGTYFITVTQHEDGAVKRVVIE
- a CDS encoding HAMP domain-containing sensor histidine kinase codes for the protein MSTQRIRWIVALMAVGLLGLVGLQLYWIGSALHLQKEQFDYKVTDALQEVVRTLERQEILYLTRQRIQAHEQQGGLMAIGKKEANPSAAPNTASEKKAKSEPPLAGRAKGKQVQPESLMDQQRLAYGTAPAGAVVVQSDVLHPVAHPLSAEQMAVVEEFFRQQDELMAVGDWQTQLAQQQQFNQWVDQILANELTQINSQVAAARRLDSLAKLKAVRNRLKQEARQRKRQQAQKDSANIELAATPPASFSSQKADEQSKMIKDVLKGLLLSDRPIEDRINRLALDTLLRQSLQERGISIPFAFGVRTKSQPAFLFTSLGIDPNQFSEAGYKAALFPNNMLETGNYVYIYFPTQRQFILSQMWFTFGASVVLILVILACFYIAISTIVRQKKLADIKNDFINNMTHEFKTPISTISLAVEMAQEQVNRPLVGGAEENSSINERLARYMGIIRDETRRLGSHVEKVLQMALLDRGEIKLKLSSVNIHDVIEKVLNNMSLQIEQRGGELDLEFDADREVIEADEVHLTNIVYNLLDNALKYSPESPHIRLVTRSLPEGVSITVADQGLGMTKDQVNRIFEKFYRVPTGNRHDVKGFGLGLSYVKKMIDEHHGQIHVESEPGKGSSFEVILPYKIANE